A genomic segment from Triticum dicoccoides isolate Atlit2015 ecotype Zavitan chromosome 1A, WEW_v2.0, whole genome shotgun sequence encodes:
- the LOC119362632 gene encoding wall-associated receptor kinase-like 3, giving the protein MDYQGNNLSDFFQANGHLVLKRVDNNYKLRSFTEKEIEHITDRYSTSLGSGSFGDVYKGRLDDQRPVAVKRYKNGTKKEEFAKEVIVHSQINHKNVVRLLGCCTEENALMIVMEFVCNGNLYNILHCSNADGPILFPLDKRLDIAIESAEALSCMHSMYSPVLHGDIKPANILLDEKYLPKLSDFGIARLLSTDEAQRTKTVTGCIGYVDPLFCQSGILTTKSDVYSFGVVLLEMITRKKATDGTTSLTQCFAEAVGSGKKVRQLFDVEITYDKKKMKLIEKL; this is encoded by the coding sequence ATGGATTACCAAGGAAACAAtcttagtgatttctttcaagctaATGGGCATTTGGTACTTAAAAGAGTGGACAACAACTATAAACTGCGGTCCTTCACAGAAAAGGAGATAGAGCACATTACAGACAGATATAGCACTTCGCTTGGTAGTGGCTCGTTCGGTGATGTCTACAAAGGAAGATTAGACGATCAACGTCCAGTCGCAGTAAAGAGGTACAAAAATGGAACCAAGAAAGAGGAGTTCgccaaggaggtgatagtgcaTTCCCAGATAAACCACAAGAATGTTGTCAGATTGTTAGGCTGCTGCACGGAGGAAAATGCCCTTATGATTGTTATGGAGTTTGTCTGTAATGGAAACCTCTACAACATCCTTCACTGTAGCAATGCTGATGGTCCTATACTCTTCCCTTTGGACAAACGTTTGGACATCGCTATTGAATCAGCTGAAGCACTATCATGCATGCATTCAATGTACAGTCCTGTCCTTCATGGTGATATTAAACCTGCCAATATACTGTTAGATGAAAAGTACTTGCCAAAGCTATctgatttcggaatagcaaggctgcTTTCTACTGATGAGGCCCAGCGTACCAAAACTGTTACTGGTTGCATAGGTTATGTAGACCCTTTGTTTTGTCAGAGTGGGATTCTAACTACAAAGAGTGATGTATACAGTTTTGGAGTTGTTCTATTGGAAATGATTACCCGAAAGAAAGCGACGGACGGGACTACTAGTCTTACTCAATGTTTCGCCGAGGCAGTGGGAAGTGGGAAGAAGGTGAGACAACTGTTTGATGTGGAAATTACCTATGACAAGAAGAAGATGAAATTGATCGAAAAATTGTGA